Proteins from a genomic interval of Candidatus Poribacteria bacterium:
- a CDS encoding carboxymuconolactone decarboxylase family protein produces the protein MTDKLPDFLQNVIDEYPDVWKAYQALGEACGTAGPLEPKTVRLVKLALAIGAKSEGAVHSHTRRALREGITPEELQQVALLAVTSIGWSSSMAALSWIQDVVDKQS, from the coding sequence ATGACAGATAAATTACCCGATTTTCTTCAGAATGTGATTGACGAATATCCCGATGTTTGGAAAGCATATCAGGCATTGGGTGAAGCGTGTGGGACCGCTGGTCCTCTTGAACCGAAAACCGTGAGGCTTGTTAAACTTGCATTGGCGATAGGCGCGAAGTCTGAAGGCGCAGTCCACTCCCATACACGGCGCGCCCTTCGAGAAGGCATTACGCCTGAGGAGTTACAACAGGTAGCTCTACTCGCCGTGACCTCTATCGGCTGGTCTTCGAGTATGGCGGCATTATCTTGGATACAAGATGTTGTGGATAAACAGTCGTAA
- the tatA gene encoding twin-arginine translocase TatA/TatE family subunit, which yields MLGLGPWELLIVLAVVLLIFGGKRLPELARGLGKSVTNFKAGLNEEQTEETESTGQAHQENGIPPKEKTG from the coding sequence ATGTTAGGCCTTGGTCCATGGGAATTATTGATTGTTTTGGCTGTCGTGTTACTCATATTTGGAGGGAAACGTCTACCTGAGTTGGCGCGAGGACTCGGTAAGAGCGTTACGAACTTTAAAGCAGGACTCAATGAGGAACAGACAGAGGAAACCGAATCGACAGGACAAGCACACCAAGAGAATGGAATACCGCCAAAAGAGAAAACTGGATAG